A part of Ammospiza nelsoni isolate bAmmNel1 chromosome 9, bAmmNel1.pri, whole genome shotgun sequence genomic DNA contains:
- the CCDC18 gene encoding coiled-coil domain-containing protein 18 isoform X3, which translates to MEREQMLERYQKGYKILKIELIEQSKQGKRAQQQRNEALLNVEELTRAFTRYKAEITEKLEKAKAEEVVLGERLINCEKEREKLNDKCISYRKDLDILEEQLRQLKEENHNTKEEIKALEAKNTEMTSMLSQSDQKIIKLESELSEKEIVLKEKNALKSANEELRALTAEQQNHLKLCHQEIEDSREELSILETIISQLSLSTPEEFKWHHFKHQLLSSSEKEATPESCGESSKPLIADLSIKLAMKETEIQKPDANLTLCTGAEHLSNSNEGQGNSRLCDLETEPVRLIRNPGERRKCEQLELISKQFEKVRQKFQKEIEELRTKLIKADDENSALRTSMAQRTSQFQTIQEDLLKKASKTNSLEREIRKKSSQLSALEKQLEEKTIAYSTAAERNVELELELMGKNRCIHELETTISEEHEKITSAFEDEKLFHLKQHKEMEKQIALLQTQLEKKHQQVVEQEKIISILQQEVAHKQHHIESLDGLLIGNREEMEKQNVKKDQGLKMLESQLREEKIKVQQLESALNVCKEEVALYLSQSQENKEMFENQLKERSEELHYLQKEIKIKGQTIQDMSEQNILLQQTLHHQQQMLQQETIRNGELEDNQIKLDKQVSTLEKELQKQKACAEDELRKVEEKLHLAAQEADLNRQKVAELNCTIRQMKLEMDQCKNELTGMEKEVVQLKRDGANKALQINQLEITLEEARSELNRKANEVNDFEDKLLQSETCHRKALQKIAELESALQNACGELKITLTRLQELQNALQNAQSSLEEKNIAIMDLTTELRYCKDEIEDKKQELLDMDQALKERNWELKQRVAQIAQLDMTVREHKGEMEQQIIQLQCNLEKSELEIKECNKQIESLEKKLQHSKDELREKEFELLQRDQEINQLKKKRMKENNIA; encoded by the exons ATGGAAAGAGAACAGATGTTGGAAAGATATCAAAAGGGCtataaaattctgaaaattgaGTTAATTGAACAAAGCAAGCAAGGAAAGAG AGCACAACAGCAAAGAAATGAAGCTTTGTTGAATGTGGAGGAGCTGACAAGGGCTTTTACAAGGTATAAAGcagaaataactgaaaaattagaaaag GCTAAAGCTGAAGAAGTAGTCTTGGGAGAACGTTTAATTAAttgtgaaaaagaaagagagaagctgAATGATAAGTGTATCAGCTACAGGAAGGATCTAGACATCCTAGAAGAGCAACTAAG ACAATTAAAGGAAGAGAATCAcaacacaaaagaagaaattaaagctCTAGAAGCAAAGAACACTGAAATGACATCAATGCTGAGTCAGTCTGATCAGAAGATCATCAAGCTGGAGAGTGaactttctgaaaaagaaatagtacttaaagagaaaaatgctcTAAAAAGTGCAAATGAAGAGTTGAGAGCACTTACTGCAGAGCAACAGAACCACTTGAAATTATGTCATCAAGAAATAGAGGATTCAAGGGAAGAGCTCAGCATCCTGGAAACCATTATTTCTCAGTTGTCTTTAAGTACACCTGAAGAG TTTAAATGGCACCATTTCAAACACCAGCTCCTGAGTTCCTCAGAAAAAGAAGCTACCCCTGAATCTTGTGGTGAATCAAGTAAACCTCTGATTGCAGACCTAAG CATTAAACTGGcaatgaaagaaacagaaattcagAAGCCTGATGCAAACTTAACTCTCTGTACTGGAGCTGAGCATCTTTCTAACAGTAATGAAGGACAAGGAAACAGCAGGTTATGTGACCTGGAAACAGAGCCTGTCAGATTGATCAGAAATCCAGGAG agaggagaaaatgtgAACAGTTGGAACTTATAAGCAAACAATTTGAAAAGGTGAGGCAAAAATTCCAGAAAGAGATAGAAGAGCTACGCACTAAACTGATAAAAGCAGATGATGAGAATTCTGCCTTGAGGACCAGCATGGCTCAAAGAACCAGTCAGTTTCAAACCATACAGGAAGACCTGTTGAAGAAGGCTTCAAAAACTAACAGCTTAGAGAGAGAA ATAAGAAAAAAGTCTTCTCAGCTTTCTGCACTTGAGAAACAGCTGGAAGAAAAGACTATTGCTTATTCCACTGCTGCAGAAAGAAATGTTGAGTTGGAACTGGAACTCATG GGAAAAAACAGATGCATTCATGAGCTGGAAACAACTATCAGTGAAGAACATGAGAAAATAACTTCTGCTTTTGAAGATGAAAAGTTGTTTCACCTCAAGCAGCACAAAGAAATGGAGAAACAGATTGCTCTA CTTCAAACACAGCTGGAGAAGAAACATCAACAAGTTGTTGAACAAGAGAAAATAATATCCATTTTGCAACAAGAGGTTGCACATAAACAGCATCACATTGAATCATTGGATGGGCTGCTGATAGGAAACAGAGAG gaaatggaaaagcaaaatgtCAAGAAAGATCAAGGATTGAAGATGCTGGAAAGTCAgttaagagaagaaaaaatcaaa GTACAACAACTTGAGTCAGCACTAAATGTATGTAAGGAAGAAGTTGCACTGTATTTGAGTCAGTCTCAAGAAAATAAGGAGATGTTTGAAAATCAGCTGAAAGAAAGGTCTGAAGAG CTTCATTAtttgcagaaagaaataaaaattaaaggtCAGACTATTCAGGACATGAGTGAACAAAATATTCTCCTGCAACAAACTTTGCATCATCAGCAGCAAATGTTACAGCAAGAAACTATTAGAAATGGGGAGTTGGAAGATAATCAAATTAAACTTGATAAACAG GTATCCACTTTGGAAAAAGAGCTCCAGAAGCAGAAAGCATGTGCAGAAGATGAGCTGAGAAAGGTGGAGGAGAAACTGCACCTAGCTGCTCAGGAAGCAGATTTAAACAGGCAGAAGGTGGCTGAACTGAATTGTACAATCAG ACAGATGAAATTGGAGATGGATCAGTGCAAGAATGAACTTACTGGCATGGAAAAAGAAGTAGTGCAATTAAAACGAGATGGTGCAAACAAAGCGCTGCAGATAAATCAGCTGGAAATCACTCTGGAAGAAGCAAGATCAGAGCTCAACAGAAAGGCAAATGAGG TGAATGATTTTGAAGATAAGCTGCTTCAAAGTGAGACTTGCCACAGGAAAGCCTTACAGAAAATAGCAGAACTGGAATCTGCATTACAGAATGCCTGTGGAGAATTAAAGATCACTTTGACACGGCTCCAGGAGTTGCAAAATGCATTGCAGAATGCACAGTCCTCTCTGGAGGAGAAGAACATTGCTATCATGGATCTAACAACTGAGCTCAG GTATTGCAAGGATGAAATTGAAGACAAAAAGCAGGAACTCCTTGACATGGACCAAGCACTGAAAGAAAGGAATTGGGAACTGAAACAAAGAGTAGCTCAG ATTGCACAATTGGATATGACAGTTCGTGAGCATAAGGGAGAAATGGAGCAACAAATAATTCAATTACAGTGTAATTTAGAGAAGTCAGAGTTGGAAATTAAGGAATGCAATAAACAG ATTGAGAGCTTAGAGAAAAAACTCCAGCATTCCAAAGATGAGCTTCGGGAAAAAGAGTTTGAATTGCTCCAGAGAGATCAGGAAATAAatcagctgaagaaaaaaagaatgaaagaaaacaacataGCCTAG
- the CCDC18 gene encoding coiled-coil domain-containing protein 18 isoform X2, producing the protein MQKNEQLQEKFDALHEQNASLTSQNHYLKNKVETMNFELMQSKTKISYLEGALATHLISIPKLKEQIVNLEAEISAQDKILKDAEDRLDQNQKTAMEREQMLERYQKGYKILKIELIEQSKQGKRAQQQRNEALLNVEELTRAFTRYKAEITEKLEKAKAEEVVLGERLINCEKEREKLNDKCISYRKDLDILEEQLRQLKEENHNTKEEIKALEAKNTEMTSMLSQSDQKIIKLESELSEKEIVLKEKNALKSANEELRALTAEQQNHLKLCHQEIEDSREELSILETIISQLSLSTPEEFKWHHFKHQLLSSSEKEATPESCGESSKPLIADLSIKLAMKETEIQKPDANLTLCTGAEHLSNSNEGQGNSRLCDLETEPVRLIRNPGERRKCEQLELISKQFEKVRQKFQKEIEELRTKLIKADDENSALRTSMAQRTSQFQTIQEDLLKKASKTNSLEREIRKKSSQLSALEKQLEEKTIAYSTAAERNVELELELMGKNRCIHELETTISEEHEKITSAFEDEKLFHLKQHKEMEKQIALLQTQLEKKHQQVVEQEKIISILQQEVAHKQHHIESLDGLLIGNREEMEKQNVKKDQGLKMLESQLREEKIKVQQLESALNVCKEEVALYLSQSQENKEMFENQLKERSEELHYLQKEIKIKGQTIQDMSEQNILLQQTLHHQQQMLQQETIRNGELEDNQIKLDKQVSTLEKELQKQKACAEDELRKVEEKLHLAAQEADLNRQKVAELNCTIRQMKLEMDQCKNELTGMEKEVVQLKRDGANKALQINQLEITLEEARSELNRKANEVNDFEDKLLQSETCHRKALQKIAELESALQNACGELKITLTRLQELQNALQNAQSSLEEKNIAIMDLTTELRYCKDEIEDKKQELLDMDQALKERNWELKQRVAQIAQLDMTVREHKGEMEQQIIQLQCNLEKSELEIKECNKQIESLEKKLQHSKDELREKEFELLQRDQEINQLKKKRMKENNIA; encoded by the exons atgcaaa AAAATGAACAACTTCAGGAGAAGTTCGATGCCCTTCATGAGCAAAATGCATCTTTGACTTCTCAGAATCACTACCTGAAGAACAAAGTGGAAACAATGAACTTTGAATTGATGCAGTCAAAAACAAAA ATTTCATATCTTGAGGGTGCTTTAGCTACACATTTAATCAGCATTCCGAAGTTGAAAGAACAGATTGTAAATTTGGAAGCAGAAATTTCAGCTCAAGATAAAATTCTGAA AGATGCAGAAGATAGACTAGATCAAAATCAGAAAACAGCAATGGAAAGAGAACAGATGTTGGAAAGATATCAAAAGGGCtataaaattctgaaaattgaGTTAATTGAACAAAGCAAGCAAGGAAAGAG AGCACAACAGCAAAGAAATGAAGCTTTGTTGAATGTGGAGGAGCTGACAAGGGCTTTTACAAGGTATAAAGcagaaataactgaaaaattagaaaag GCTAAAGCTGAAGAAGTAGTCTTGGGAGAACGTTTAATTAAttgtgaaaaagaaagagagaagctgAATGATAAGTGTATCAGCTACAGGAAGGATCTAGACATCCTAGAAGAGCAACTAAG ACAATTAAAGGAAGAGAATCAcaacacaaaagaagaaattaaagctCTAGAAGCAAAGAACACTGAAATGACATCAATGCTGAGTCAGTCTGATCAGAAGATCATCAAGCTGGAGAGTGaactttctgaaaaagaaatagtacttaaagagaaaaatgctcTAAAAAGTGCAAATGAAGAGTTGAGAGCACTTACTGCAGAGCAACAGAACCACTTGAAATTATGTCATCAAGAAATAGAGGATTCAAGGGAAGAGCTCAGCATCCTGGAAACCATTATTTCTCAGTTGTCTTTAAGTACACCTGAAGAG TTTAAATGGCACCATTTCAAACACCAGCTCCTGAGTTCCTCAGAAAAAGAAGCTACCCCTGAATCTTGTGGTGAATCAAGTAAACCTCTGATTGCAGACCTAAG CATTAAACTGGcaatgaaagaaacagaaattcagAAGCCTGATGCAAACTTAACTCTCTGTACTGGAGCTGAGCATCTTTCTAACAGTAATGAAGGACAAGGAAACAGCAGGTTATGTGACCTGGAAACAGAGCCTGTCAGATTGATCAGAAATCCAGGAG agaggagaaaatgtgAACAGTTGGAACTTATAAGCAAACAATTTGAAAAGGTGAGGCAAAAATTCCAGAAAGAGATAGAAGAGCTACGCACTAAACTGATAAAAGCAGATGATGAGAATTCTGCCTTGAGGACCAGCATGGCTCAAAGAACCAGTCAGTTTCAAACCATACAGGAAGACCTGTTGAAGAAGGCTTCAAAAACTAACAGCTTAGAGAGAGAA ATAAGAAAAAAGTCTTCTCAGCTTTCTGCACTTGAGAAACAGCTGGAAGAAAAGACTATTGCTTATTCCACTGCTGCAGAAAGAAATGTTGAGTTGGAACTGGAACTCATG GGAAAAAACAGATGCATTCATGAGCTGGAAACAACTATCAGTGAAGAACATGAGAAAATAACTTCTGCTTTTGAAGATGAAAAGTTGTTTCACCTCAAGCAGCACAAAGAAATGGAGAAACAGATTGCTCTA CTTCAAACACAGCTGGAGAAGAAACATCAACAAGTTGTTGAACAAGAGAAAATAATATCCATTTTGCAACAAGAGGTTGCACATAAACAGCATCACATTGAATCATTGGATGGGCTGCTGATAGGAAACAGAGAG gaaatggaaaagcaaaatgtCAAGAAAGATCAAGGATTGAAGATGCTGGAAAGTCAgttaagagaagaaaaaatcaaa GTACAACAACTTGAGTCAGCACTAAATGTATGTAAGGAAGAAGTTGCACTGTATTTGAGTCAGTCTCAAGAAAATAAGGAGATGTTTGAAAATCAGCTGAAAGAAAGGTCTGAAGAG CTTCATTAtttgcagaaagaaataaaaattaaaggtCAGACTATTCAGGACATGAGTGAACAAAATATTCTCCTGCAACAAACTTTGCATCATCAGCAGCAAATGTTACAGCAAGAAACTATTAGAAATGGGGAGTTGGAAGATAATCAAATTAAACTTGATAAACAG GTATCCACTTTGGAAAAAGAGCTCCAGAAGCAGAAAGCATGTGCAGAAGATGAGCTGAGAAAGGTGGAGGAGAAACTGCACCTAGCTGCTCAGGAAGCAGATTTAAACAGGCAGAAGGTGGCTGAACTGAATTGTACAATCAG ACAGATGAAATTGGAGATGGATCAGTGCAAGAATGAACTTACTGGCATGGAAAAAGAAGTAGTGCAATTAAAACGAGATGGTGCAAACAAAGCGCTGCAGATAAATCAGCTGGAAATCACTCTGGAAGAAGCAAGATCAGAGCTCAACAGAAAGGCAAATGAGG TGAATGATTTTGAAGATAAGCTGCTTCAAAGTGAGACTTGCCACAGGAAAGCCTTACAGAAAATAGCAGAACTGGAATCTGCATTACAGAATGCCTGTGGAGAATTAAAGATCACTTTGACACGGCTCCAGGAGTTGCAAAATGCATTGCAGAATGCACAGTCCTCTCTGGAGGAGAAGAACATTGCTATCATGGATCTAACAACTGAGCTCAG GTATTGCAAGGATGAAATTGAAGACAAAAAGCAGGAACTCCTTGACATGGACCAAGCACTGAAAGAAAGGAATTGGGAACTGAAACAAAGAGTAGCTCAG ATTGCACAATTGGATATGACAGTTCGTGAGCATAAGGGAGAAATGGAGCAACAAATAATTCAATTACAGTGTAATTTAGAGAAGTCAGAGTTGGAAATTAAGGAATGCAATAAACAG ATTGAGAGCTTAGAGAAAAAACTCCAGCATTCCAAAGATGAGCTTCGGGAAAAAGAGTTTGAATTGCTCCAGAGAGATCAGGAAATAAatcagctgaagaaaaaaagaatgaaagaaaacaacataGCCTAG
- the CCDC18 gene encoding coiled-coil domain-containing protein 18 isoform X1 translates to MLPMECSMWTCSKSDADDDLLANVQSLQNQLRRTEKNLQTVEKELSSTREYYSHCFNEVTDVLLQDFVQPNYDCQGFSSCKKNSGRTSRQDFQRKCKSYSVSATLDKTVEENEQLQEKFDALHEQNASLTSQNHYLKNKVETMNFELMQSKTKISYLEGALATHLISIPKLKEQIVNLEAEISAQDKILKDAEDRLDQNQKTAMEREQMLERYQKGYKILKIELIEQSKQGKRAQQQRNEALLNVEELTRAFTRYKAEITEKLEKAKAEEVVLGERLINCEKEREKLNDKCISYRKDLDILEEQLRQLKEENHNTKEEIKALEAKNTEMTSMLSQSDQKIIKLESELSEKEIVLKEKNALKSANEELRALTAEQQNHLKLCHQEIEDSREELSILETIISQLSLSTPEEFKWHHFKHQLLSSSEKEATPESCGESSKPLIADLSIKLAMKETEIQKPDANLTLCTGAEHLSNSNEGQGNSRLCDLETEPVRLIRNPGERRKCEQLELISKQFEKVRQKFQKEIEELRTKLIKADDENSALRTSMAQRTSQFQTIQEDLLKKASKTNSLEREIRKKSSQLSALEKQLEEKTIAYSTAAERNVELELELMGKNRCIHELETTISEEHEKITSAFEDEKLFHLKQHKEMEKQIALLQTQLEKKHQQVVEQEKIISILQQEVAHKQHHIESLDGLLIGNREEMEKQNVKKDQGLKMLESQLREEKIKVQQLESALNVCKEEVALYLSQSQENKEMFENQLKERSEELHYLQKEIKIKGQTIQDMSEQNILLQQTLHHQQQMLQQETIRNGELEDNQIKLDKQVSTLEKELQKQKACAEDELRKVEEKLHLAAQEADLNRQKVAELNCTIRQMKLEMDQCKNELTGMEKEVVQLKRDGANKALQINQLEITLEEARSELNRKANEVNDFEDKLLQSETCHRKALQKIAELESALQNACGELKITLTRLQELQNALQNAQSSLEEKNIAIMDLTTELRYCKDEIEDKKQELLDMDQALKERNWELKQRVAQIAQLDMTVREHKGEMEQQIIQLQCNLEKSELEIKECNKQIESLEKKLQHSKDELREKEFELLQRDQEINQLKKKRMKENNIA, encoded by the exons ATGTTACCAATGGAATGTAGCATGTGGACTTGCTCTAAAAGTGATGCTGATGACGACCTGCTTGCAAACGTACAGTCATTACAGAATCAGCTGAggagaactgaaaaaaacctacaaaCTGTAGAGAAAGAGCTTTCCAG TACAAGGGAATATTACAGCCACTGCTTCAATGAGGTTACAGATGTCCTTCTGCAGGACTTTGTACAGCCCAATTATGATTGTCAAGGCTTTTCCAGCTGTAAGAAGAACTCTGGGAGAACATCTCGCCAGgatttccaaagaaaatgcaaa TCTTACTCTGTATCCGCAACTTTGGATAAAACTGTGGAAGAAAATGAACAACTTCAGGAGAAGTTCGATGCCCTTCATGAGCAAAATGCATCTTTGACTTCTCAGAATCACTACCTGAAGAACAAAGTGGAAACAATGAACTTTGAATTGATGCAGTCAAAAACAAAA ATTTCATATCTTGAGGGTGCTTTAGCTACACATTTAATCAGCATTCCGAAGTTGAAAGAACAGATTGTAAATTTGGAAGCAGAAATTTCAGCTCAAGATAAAATTCTGAA AGATGCAGAAGATAGACTAGATCAAAATCAGAAAACAGCAATGGAAAGAGAACAGATGTTGGAAAGATATCAAAAGGGCtataaaattctgaaaattgaGTTAATTGAACAAAGCAAGCAAGGAAAGAG AGCACAACAGCAAAGAAATGAAGCTTTGTTGAATGTGGAGGAGCTGACAAGGGCTTTTACAAGGTATAAAGcagaaataactgaaaaattagaaaag GCTAAAGCTGAAGAAGTAGTCTTGGGAGAACGTTTAATTAAttgtgaaaaagaaagagagaagctgAATGATAAGTGTATCAGCTACAGGAAGGATCTAGACATCCTAGAAGAGCAACTAAG ACAATTAAAGGAAGAGAATCAcaacacaaaagaagaaattaaagctCTAGAAGCAAAGAACACTGAAATGACATCAATGCTGAGTCAGTCTGATCAGAAGATCATCAAGCTGGAGAGTGaactttctgaaaaagaaatagtacttaaagagaaaaatgctcTAAAAAGTGCAAATGAAGAGTTGAGAGCACTTACTGCAGAGCAACAGAACCACTTGAAATTATGTCATCAAGAAATAGAGGATTCAAGGGAAGAGCTCAGCATCCTGGAAACCATTATTTCTCAGTTGTCTTTAAGTACACCTGAAGAG TTTAAATGGCACCATTTCAAACACCAGCTCCTGAGTTCCTCAGAAAAAGAAGCTACCCCTGAATCTTGTGGTGAATCAAGTAAACCTCTGATTGCAGACCTAAG CATTAAACTGGcaatgaaagaaacagaaattcagAAGCCTGATGCAAACTTAACTCTCTGTACTGGAGCTGAGCATCTTTCTAACAGTAATGAAGGACAAGGAAACAGCAGGTTATGTGACCTGGAAACAGAGCCTGTCAGATTGATCAGAAATCCAGGAG agaggagaaaatgtgAACAGTTGGAACTTATAAGCAAACAATTTGAAAAGGTGAGGCAAAAATTCCAGAAAGAGATAGAAGAGCTACGCACTAAACTGATAAAAGCAGATGATGAGAATTCTGCCTTGAGGACCAGCATGGCTCAAAGAACCAGTCAGTTTCAAACCATACAGGAAGACCTGTTGAAGAAGGCTTCAAAAACTAACAGCTTAGAGAGAGAA ATAAGAAAAAAGTCTTCTCAGCTTTCTGCACTTGAGAAACAGCTGGAAGAAAAGACTATTGCTTATTCCACTGCTGCAGAAAGAAATGTTGAGTTGGAACTGGAACTCATG GGAAAAAACAGATGCATTCATGAGCTGGAAACAACTATCAGTGAAGAACATGAGAAAATAACTTCTGCTTTTGAAGATGAAAAGTTGTTTCACCTCAAGCAGCACAAAGAAATGGAGAAACAGATTGCTCTA CTTCAAACACAGCTGGAGAAGAAACATCAACAAGTTGTTGAACAAGAGAAAATAATATCCATTTTGCAACAAGAGGTTGCACATAAACAGCATCACATTGAATCATTGGATGGGCTGCTGATAGGAAACAGAGAG gaaatggaaaagcaaaatgtCAAGAAAGATCAAGGATTGAAGATGCTGGAAAGTCAgttaagagaagaaaaaatcaaa GTACAACAACTTGAGTCAGCACTAAATGTATGTAAGGAAGAAGTTGCACTGTATTTGAGTCAGTCTCAAGAAAATAAGGAGATGTTTGAAAATCAGCTGAAAGAAAGGTCTGAAGAG CTTCATTAtttgcagaaagaaataaaaattaaaggtCAGACTATTCAGGACATGAGTGAACAAAATATTCTCCTGCAACAAACTTTGCATCATCAGCAGCAAATGTTACAGCAAGAAACTATTAGAAATGGGGAGTTGGAAGATAATCAAATTAAACTTGATAAACAG GTATCCACTTTGGAAAAAGAGCTCCAGAAGCAGAAAGCATGTGCAGAAGATGAGCTGAGAAAGGTGGAGGAGAAACTGCACCTAGCTGCTCAGGAAGCAGATTTAAACAGGCAGAAGGTGGCTGAACTGAATTGTACAATCAG ACAGATGAAATTGGAGATGGATCAGTGCAAGAATGAACTTACTGGCATGGAAAAAGAAGTAGTGCAATTAAAACGAGATGGTGCAAACAAAGCGCTGCAGATAAATCAGCTGGAAATCACTCTGGAAGAAGCAAGATCAGAGCTCAACAGAAAGGCAAATGAGG TGAATGATTTTGAAGATAAGCTGCTTCAAAGTGAGACTTGCCACAGGAAAGCCTTACAGAAAATAGCAGAACTGGAATCTGCATTACAGAATGCCTGTGGAGAATTAAAGATCACTTTGACACGGCTCCAGGAGTTGCAAAATGCATTGCAGAATGCACAGTCCTCTCTGGAGGAGAAGAACATTGCTATCATGGATCTAACAACTGAGCTCAG GTATTGCAAGGATGAAATTGAAGACAAAAAGCAGGAACTCCTTGACATGGACCAAGCACTGAAAGAAAGGAATTGGGAACTGAAACAAAGAGTAGCTCAG ATTGCACAATTGGATATGACAGTTCGTGAGCATAAGGGAGAAATGGAGCAACAAATAATTCAATTACAGTGTAATTTAGAGAAGTCAGAGTTGGAAATTAAGGAATGCAATAAACAG ATTGAGAGCTTAGAGAAAAAACTCCAGCATTCCAAAGATGAGCTTCGGGAAAAAGAGTTTGAATTGCTCCAGAGAGATCAGGAAATAAatcagctgaagaaaaaaagaatgaaagaaaacaacataGCCTAG
- the TMED5 gene encoding transmembrane emp24 domain-containing protein 5 — protein MGPRPLLLVPLGCLALLLPPPGAAEFSPSLDSDFTFTLPAGRKECFYQPMRKEASLELEYQVLDGAGLDVDFHLLSPKGETLVFDERKSDGVHTVETEDGDYMFCFDNTFSTISEKVIFFELILDNMGEDGQDEEDWKKYVTGTDLLDMKLEDILESINSVKARLSKSVQIQTLLRAFEARDRNIQESNFDRVNFWSMVNLGVMVVVSAVQVYMLKSLFEDKRKSRT, from the exons ATGGGGCCGCGgccgctgctgctggtgccGCTCGGGTGCCtcgcgctgctgctgccgccgcccggCGCCGCCGAGTTCAGCCCCTCCCTGGACAGCGACTTCACCTTCACGCTGCCCGCCGGCCGCAAGGAGTGCTTCTACCAGCCCATGCGCAAGGAGGCCTCGCTGGAGCTCGAGTACCAG GTTCTAGATGGAGCAGGATTAGATGTTGATTTTCATCTGCTCTCCCCAAAAGGTGAAACTCTAGTTTTTGATGAAAGAAAATCAGATGGAGTTCATAC TGTGGAAACAGAAGATGGGGATTACATGTTCTGCTTTGACAACACATTCAGTACCATTTCTGAAAAGGTAATTTTCTTTGAATTGATCCTGGACAATATGGGAGAAGATGGCCAAGATGAGGAGGATTGGAAGAAGTATGTTACAGGCACAGATCTCCTAGACATGAAGTTGGAAGATATTCTG GAATCCATCAACAGTGTCAAAGCCAGATTAAGCAAAAGTGTCCAGATTCAGACCCTGCTCAGAGCATTTGAGGCTCGTGACCGAAACATACAAGAAAGCAACTTTGACAGAGTGAATTTCTGGTCCATGGTCAACTTGGGAGTAATGGTGGTGGTATCAGCTGTTCAGGTTTACATGTTGAAAAGTCTCTTTGAAGATAAGAGGAAAAGTAGAACTTAA
- the LOC132077131 gene encoding retinol dehydrogenase 8-like encodes MARRNVLITGCSSGIGLAIAVKMAKDEQKRFKVFATMRNLAKKEPLEAAAGHRLGKTLEIKQLDVCDEQSIKTCVNSIPDRRIDVLVSNAGMGLIGPIECQSIEEMKTVMDTNFFGLVRLLKEILPDMKRRKSGHIVIISSVMGIQGILFNDVYAASKFAVEGFCESLAIQALKFKLQLSLIEPGPVVTEFERKVFEDGMKMDLSAADEETAEMFTNIYLKNYKQIFQSLGQSAEDVAEHTVKIILAENPPFRHQTNTLYTPMTTLKYADPNGDLPIDIFYKMVFQHDKIFSASLNFIKLLRWRSRKSFDLGKPSQ; translated from the exons ATGGCAAGAAGAAATGTCCTCATTACAGGTTGCTCCTCAGGAATTGGGCTGGCAATAGCTGTAAAAATGGCAAAAGATGAACAGAAAAGATTTAAAG TGTTCGCCACAATGCGGAACCTGGCCAAGAAGGAGCCActggaggcagctgcaggtcaCAGGCTGGGCAAAACCCTCGAGATTAAACAACTGGATGTCTGTGATGAACAGTCTATTAAAACCTGTGTGAACAGCATCCCTGACAGAAGGATTGATGTCCTGG TGAGCAATGCTGGAATGGGGCTCATTGGACCTATTGAATGTCAGAGCATTGAGGAAATGAAAACTGTGATGGACACCAACTTCTTTGGCCTGGTTCGGCTCCTCAAGGAGATCCTGCCTGACATGAAGAGGAGAAAGAGTGGGCATATAGTAATCATAAGCAGTGTTATGGGAATACAAG GTATCTTATTTAACGATGTTTATGCTGCATCTAAGTTTGCTGTGGAAGGATTCTGTGAAAGTTTAGCTATACAAGCACTCAAGTTCAAACTTCA gTTAAGTTTGATTGAACCAGGCCCAGTGGTTAcagaatttgaaagaaaagtttttgAAGATGGAATGAAAATGGATCTTTCAGCTGCAGATGAAGAAACAGCTGAGATGTTTACTAATATTTACCttaaaaattacaaacaaaTTTTCCAGAGCCTGGGACAAAGTGCTGAAGATGTTGCAGAG CACACAGTAAAGATAATTCTTGCGGAAAATCCACCTTTTCGCCATCAGACCAACACCTTGTATACTCCAATGACAACTTTGAAGTATGCAGATCCAAATGGAGATCTACCCATTGACATATTCTACAAAATGGTTTTTCAGCATGACAAAATCTTCAGTGCAAGTCTCAACTTCATCAAATTGCTAAGGTGGAGAAGCAGAAAGAGCTTTGACCTGGGAAAACCTTCACAATAA